Proteins encoded by one window of Planktothrix tepida PCC 9214:
- a CDS encoding STAS domain-containing protein: MSSDVKILKPHGILDGTKASPFRQDIAALVEKGAKIILIDFQDVTFMDSSGLGALVLALKTVRAAGSKLFVCSINEQIRILFELTSMDRVFEIFENEDKFLESLKS; the protein is encoded by the coding sequence ATGAGTTCTGATGTTAAAATTCTTAAACCTCACGGGATTTTAGATGGTACTAAAGCTAGTCCATTTCGTCAAGATATTGCTGCTTTAGTTGAGAAGGGAGCCAAAATAATATTAATTGACTTCCAAGATGTCACATTTATGGATAGTTCGGGTTTGGGTGCATTAGTCTTAGCTCTGAAAACGGTTAGAGCGGCTGGGAGTAAATTATTTGTTTGTTCTATTAATGAACAAATTAGGATTTTATTTGAACTCACCAGTATGGATCGGGTATTTGAGATTTTTGAAAACGAAGATAAATTTTTGGAATCTTTGAAAAGCTAA
- a CDS encoding helix-turn-helix domain-containing protein translates to MSESALPDYSPQLQELMQRAGVSSIEELSQIAGVSPLQIIRLRRGLALQTPVSILLKISQGLKISLSELLAVFAPGSVPSETPIRGDLESEYQRLQTQMEQQRSALLEEWKRESLHVLESWLLQWPTVVYRVQENLQLPAVKLLPFVRPVEQLMRQWGVDAIAPVGTQVPYDPHLHQLLEGTAQPGEQVIVRYTGYREGNKLLYRAKVSPVKG, encoded by the coding sequence ATGAGTGAATCTGCGTTACCGGACTATAGCCCCCAGTTACAGGAACTAATGCAACGGGCGGGGGTTTCAAGTATAGAAGAATTAAGCCAAATTGCTGGGGTTTCCCCGTTGCAGATTATTCGACTGCGACGGGGACTCGCGCTACAAACCCCGGTTAGTATTTTGTTGAAAATTAGTCAAGGTTTAAAGATTTCTCTGAGCGAATTATTAGCCGTATTTGCTCCAGGTTCTGTTCCTTCTGAAACTCCAATTCGGGGAGATTTAGAATCAGAATATCAACGCTTACAAACACAGATGGAACAGCAACGTTCTGCGTTGTTAGAAGAATGGAAACGGGAAAGTCTGCACGTTTTGGAGTCGTGGTTATTGCAATGGCCAACAGTGGTGTATCGAGTTCAAGAAAACCTCCAACTTCCGGCGGTAAAATTATTACCTTTTGTGCGTCCAGTAGAACAGCTTATGAGACAATGGGGAGTAGACGCGATCGCACCTGTCGGCACACAAGTTCCCTATGATCCGCATCTACATCAACTCCTGGAGGGAACGGCTCAACCCGGAGAGCAAGTGATTGTGCGATATACGGGATATCGAGAAGGGAATAAACTCCTTTATCGGGCTAAAGTCAGTCCGGTGAAAGGTTGA
- a CDS encoding ParB N-terminal domain-containing protein, translated as MQVKDIPLKQIRRPLPRGTDPKKVEALMKSIQEIGLQEPIDVLEVDGQYYGFSGCHRYEACTKLGLETIRCNVRKAPCSVLQKHLA; from the coding sequence ATGCAGGTTAAAGACATTCCTCTCAAGCAGATTCGTCGTCCTCTGCCTCGTGGAACAGACCCAAAAAAAGTTGAAGCCTTAATGAAATCGATTCAAGAGATTGGCTTACAGGAACCGATTGATGTGTTAGAAGTGGACGGACAATATTATGGATTTTCAGGATGTCATCGCTATGAAGCTTGTACAAAATTAGGGTTAGAAACCATTCGCTGTAATGTCCGAAAAGCACCCTGTTCTGTCCTGCAAAAGCATCTAGCTTGA
- the murI gene encoding glutamate racemase has translation MTTDNRQKRIAIFDSGVGGLTVLRELYRQLPNESVLYFGDTARLPYGTRSREEILQFVRPIILWAMQQDAKMILMACNTSSALALETVQDEFDIPILGLILPGAQAAVRQGKRIGVIATPATAASNAYRHAIQETDSSVQVWQVGCPEFVPLIEQNRIHDPYTHQVARDYLTPLIQQQIDTLIYGCTHYPHLAPVLRSILPVHVQLVDPAVSLVKAAAKELELLGLRNTHSPKPTRFCVSGCPQQFASISVQWLGFTPLVEATTLPTMEPVNSTPMAVSDGITPSLT, from the coding sequence ATGACAACGGACAATCGACAAAAAAGAATCGCAATATTTGATAGTGGTGTCGGAGGATTAACGGTTTTAAGGGAACTCTACCGTCAACTCCCCAATGAATCCGTTCTTTACTTTGGAGATACGGCGCGGTTGCCTTATGGAACCCGCTCACGAGAGGAAATCTTGCAGTTTGTCCGTCCCATTATTCTGTGGGCGATGCAACAGGATGCCAAAATGATTCTCATGGCTTGTAACACCAGTTCCGCCCTCGCCTTAGAAACGGTTCAAGATGAATTTGATATCCCCATCCTAGGATTAATTCTTCCGGGTGCTCAAGCCGCCGTGCGACAGGGTAAACGAATTGGGGTGATTGCTACTCCCGCAACAGCCGCGAGTAATGCCTATCGTCACGCGATTCAGGAAACAGATTCTTCTGTTCAAGTTTGGCAAGTGGGGTGTCCAGAGTTTGTTCCCTTAATTGAACAAAACCGGATTCATGATCCTTATACCCATCAAGTGGCACGGGACTATTTAACCCCCTTAATTCAGCAGCAAATTGATACCCTGATCTATGGCTGTACTCATTATCCCCATTTAGCTCCTGTCTTGCGTTCTATCCTTCCGGTTCACGTTCAACTTGTTGACCCGGCGGTGTCTTTAGTTAAAGCTGCGGCTAAAGAATTAGAACTGTTAGGACTGCGGAATACTCACTCTCCCAAACCCACTCGCTTTTGCGTCAGTGGTTGTCCTCAACAGTTTGCTTCTATTTCGGTTCAGTGGTTAGGGTTTACTCCCCTGGTAGAAGCGACTACGTTACCCACGATGGAACCCGTCAATAGTACCCCTATGGCGGTCAGTGATGGTATTACCCCATCATTAACCTGA
- the sds gene encoding solanesyl diphosphate synthase has protein sequence MTSQTLLFSPVEADLRQLTDNLKQLVGARHPILYAAAEHLFSVKGKRVRPAIVLLISRTTMPDQNITLKHRRLAEITEMIHTASLVHDDVVDDAEMRRGVPTVHSLFNNRVAVLAGDFLFAQSSWYLANLDNLEVVKLLSQVIMDLAEGEIQQGLNRFDTGLSIEAYLEKSYYKTASLIANSSKAAGVLSGVSTQQAEDLYNYGRHIGLAFQIVDDILDFTGVTEELGKPAASDLKSGNLTAPTLYALEEKPSLEALIEREFAQEGDLEQALTLIKDSSGIQRSRELASDHAQQAVKYIESFQVCESRQVLIDLADYVLSRLY, from the coding sequence ATGACATCGCAAACTCTTCTATTTTCGCCAGTTGAAGCAGACCTGCGGCAGTTGACCGATAACTTAAAACAACTTGTCGGTGCACGACATCCGATTTTGTATGCAGCCGCAGAACACCTGTTTAGTGTCAAAGGGAAACGGGTACGTCCTGCGATTGTCCTGTTGATTTCCCGAACCACAATGCCCGATCAAAATATTACCCTCAAGCATCGGAGGTTAGCAGAAATCACAGAAATGATCCATACGGCCAGTCTTGTCCATGATGATGTGGTGGACGATGCTGAAATGCGTCGGGGAGTGCCAACGGTTCATAGCTTATTCAATAACCGAGTTGCGGTTTTAGCCGGAGATTTCCTATTTGCTCAATCTTCTTGGTATTTAGCCAATTTGGATAACTTGGAAGTTGTCAAATTACTCTCCCAAGTAATTATGGATTTAGCAGAGGGAGAAATCCAACAAGGTTTGAATCGATTTGATACGGGATTATCAATTGAAGCCTACTTAGAAAAAAGTTATTATAAAACTGCTTCTTTGATTGCCAATAGTTCTAAAGCAGCAGGTGTTTTAAGTGGGGTTTCAACCCAACAGGCAGAAGATTTATATAACTATGGTCGCCATATTGGTTTAGCCTTCCAAATTGTCGATGATATTTTGGACTTTACTGGTGTCACCGAGGAATTAGGAAAACCAGCCGCTTCTGATCTCAAAAGTGGAAATTTAACCGCACCGACCCTCTATGCTTTAGAAGAAAAACCGTCTTTGGAAGCTTTAATCGAGCGAGAATTTGCTCAGGAAGGAGATTTAGAACAAGCTTTAACCTTAATCAAAGATAGCTCAGGCATTCAACGTTCTAGGGAATTAGCATCTGATCATGCTCAACAAGCCGTCAAGTACATCGAATCTTTTCAAGTCTGTGAATCTCGACAGGTATTAATCGATTTAGCCGATTATGTTTTGAGCCGGCTTTATTAA
- the hetZ gene encoding heterocyst differentiation protein HetZ produces MGEICQSETIFQRLLRELNQSTRASEQNCRDVAERITEEATRICTESKRIQDSGDIETWAMTLAQHRLQQCIQYYKLGSKQGPLELHSTLSAIVYRYITPPQVQSSYQARLELIKDFLQAFYLETLNAFRKEAQLAATYRPRTLLELAEYMAFTERYGKRRIPLARGRSQQLIILRAQTFSQQQPKESFVDLEQAAEGSGSESDTTWNDSSLQQVRAAMVTESNESESDSLRQTVVEELMAYLEEHKQQDCADYFALRLQDLPTREIEKILGLTSRQRDYLQQRFKYHLLRFALGHRWELVHQWLEADLERDLGLLPHQWQEFLTQIGSEQESLLRLKQQGLSDAEIAKSLNCKEAQIQKRWFKLLELAWEIRNRSVSGAGASSDE; encoded by the coding sequence ATGGGGGAAATCTGCCAAAGCGAAACCATTTTCCAAAGGCTATTGAGAGAACTGAATCAATCCACTCGTGCTTCTGAACAAAACTGTCGGGATGTTGCAGAACGAATTACCGAAGAAGCCACCCGTATTTGTACAGAAAGCAAACGGATTCAAGACTCAGGGGATATAGAAACTTGGGCCATGACTTTAGCTCAACACCGTTTACAGCAATGTATTCAATATTATAAGCTAGGGTCAAAACAAGGGCCGTTGGAGTTACATAGTACCTTGAGCGCGATTGTTTATCGATATATTACTCCTCCTCAAGTGCAATCGAGTTACCAAGCTCGATTGGAATTAATTAAGGATTTTTTACAAGCCTTTTATTTAGAAACCTTGAATGCCTTTCGTAAAGAAGCGCAGTTAGCTGCCACCTACCGTCCTCGGACACTCTTGGAACTTGCGGAATATATGGCATTTACGGAACGCTACGGTAAACGGCGAATTCCTTTAGCCCGGGGTCGGAGTCAGCAATTGATTATACTCAGAGCGCAAACCTTCTCTCAACAACAGCCTAAAGAAAGTTTTGTTGATTTAGAACAAGCCGCTGAGGGGTCAGGTTCCGAATCTGATACCACCTGGAATGATTCCTCACTCCAGCAAGTCCGAGCCGCAATGGTAACAGAGTCCAACGAATCAGAGTCCGATTCTCTCCGTCAAACGGTAGTAGAGGAACTGATGGCTTATTTAGAAGAACACAAACAACAAGATTGTGCCGACTATTTTGCCTTGCGGTTACAGGATTTACCCACTCGTGAAATTGAGAAAATCCTAGGATTAACATCCCGTCAGCGTGATTATTTACAGCAACGATTTAAGTATCATCTGCTTCGATTTGCTTTAGGACATCGTTGGGAATTAGTTCACCAATGGTTAGAAGCAGATTTAGAACGAGATTTAGGGTTATTGCCTCATCAATGGCAAGAATTCTTAACTCAAATTGGTTCGGAGCAGGAGAGTTTGTTAAGGTTAAAACAACAAGGATTGTCTGATGCGGAAATTGCCAAAAGTTTAAATTGCAAAGAAGCTCAGATTCAAAAACGTTGGTTTAAATTGTTAGAGTTGGCTTGGGAAATCAGGAATCGTTCAGTATCCGGAGCAGGGGCATCCAGTGATGAATAA
- a CDS encoding DUF3488 and transglutaminase-like domain-containing protein, which yields MTPSIPFFSQLWRRIEAAPKPVPEDSLWLRVLVQLLVIAGIVATDVAIEEPLNLWAIPVSILGATWSWFRRRHRNVPIKFCIAIGMLVALAAFFGRLFGEMNDTRLALARLLIELQVLHSFDLPRRKDLGYSMVIGLILLGVAGTLSQTMAFAPVVLVFLGLALPTLILDYRSRLGLGDIEFKSKKTSQQPGSQVNFKFVGILFLVVVALGLIIFTALPRFPGYQLRTFPVSSPIKMPPGQFDGRQILNPGYVSSGKDQNNNSGGGGTGLNQETGAGTLNDTFYYGFNTKINQNLRGALKPQDVLRVRSQARGFWRVVAFDRYTGQGWEISRNDRTIPLRRSIWSYQFNLFPLITQAKMQEVVQSYTVLQQLPSLIPAMDKPKEIYFPTEEIAVDPDGNLRSPLELREGMTYTVVSQVPYRNRNQLQQASTNYPKTIKKYYLQVPEEIEEKVRKKTEEILASVNQVAQNKKPLDSTYEKVLYLAQYLKQNPNYKLQKEPPFLKKNEDLVAAFLFGYQDSPPGEKITGGYPDHFSTVLTIMLRSIGIPARLVAGFNPGEFNYFTGLYVVKNTDAFAMTEVYFPNYGWFAFNPIPGMDLIPPSVEEDQTFSALKAFWSWVAGWLPSPVVNGLQAILGTIILGILQGIRWFFSLFTQGGLGIFSGLIITTVIAFFGWLSWDIWQGWSYRRWLAKLPPEESLYQQLLAVLASKGYPKHPAQTPLEYASWLQQYHSIAEAEVIDELSQGYIGWRYGGKPLNLEQMRELLMNLKRAYWRRLNHRSWLKYIKR from the coding sequence ATGACACCCTCAATCCCTTTTTTTAGTCAATTATGGCGACGGATTGAAGCAGCACCCAAGCCAGTACCGGAGGATTCCCTGTGGCTACGGGTGTTAGTTCAATTGTTAGTGATTGCGGGGATTGTGGCAACGGATGTTGCTATTGAGGAACCCCTGAATTTATGGGCAATTCCTGTAAGTATCCTGGGGGCAACCTGGAGTTGGTTTCGTCGCCGCCATCGCAATGTGCCGATTAAATTTTGTATTGCGATTGGAATGTTAGTTGCCCTGGCTGCATTTTTTGGGCGACTATTTGGGGAAATGAATGATACGCGGTTAGCGTTAGCCAGATTATTAATTGAATTACAGGTTTTACATAGTTTTGATTTACCCCGTCGCAAAGATTTGGGGTATTCGATGGTGATTGGGTTGATTTTATTGGGAGTCGCAGGGACGCTTAGTCAAACGATGGCGTTTGCGCCTGTGGTGTTAGTATTTTTGGGGTTGGCTTTACCGACGTTAATTTTAGATTATCGCTCTCGGTTAGGGTTAGGAGATATTGAATTTAAGTCGAAAAAAACATCACAGCAACCGGGTAGTCAGGTAAATTTTAAGTTTGTTGGAATTCTTTTTTTAGTCGTAGTTGCTTTAGGATTAATTATTTTTACCGCTCTTCCTCGGTTCCCAGGATATCAGTTAAGAACATTTCCGGTGAGTTCTCCGATTAAAATGCCACCGGGACAATTTGATGGCAGACAAATTTTAAATCCAGGTTATGTGTCTTCAGGAAAAGATCAGAATAATAATTCCGGTGGGGGTGGTACTGGATTAAATCAGGAAACAGGAGCCGGAACGCTAAACGATACGTTTTATTATGGATTTAATACGAAAATTAATCAGAATTTACGCGGAGCATTAAAGCCTCAAGACGTTCTACGAGTGCGCTCACAAGCGAGGGGATTTTGGCGAGTCGTGGCTTTTGATCGCTATACCGGACAAGGATGGGAAATTTCTCGTAATGATAGAACAATTCCTTTAAGGCGTTCGATTTGGTCGTATCAGTTTAATTTGTTTCCGTTAATCACTCAAGCAAAAATGCAAGAAGTGGTTCAGAGTTATACCGTACTGCAACAACTTCCGAGTTTAATTCCGGCGATGGATAAGCCAAAAGAAATCTATTTTCCCACTGAGGAAATCGCTGTTGATCCTGATGGGAATTTACGCTCACCTTTGGAACTCCGAGAGGGAATGACTTACACAGTGGTTTCTCAAGTTCCCTATCGTAACCGCAATCAATTACAACAAGCATCAACGAACTATCCCAAAACTATCAAAAAATATTATTTACAAGTTCCTGAAGAAATCGAGGAGAAAGTCAGGAAAAAAACAGAAGAAATCTTAGCCAGCGTCAATCAAGTCGCCCAAAATAAGAAACCTTTAGATTCAACCTATGAAAAAGTTTTATATTTAGCACAATATCTTAAACAAAACCCCAATTATAAATTACAAAAGGAACCTCCATTTCTAAAGAAAAATGAAGATTTAGTTGCAGCGTTTTTATTTGGGTATCAAGATAGTCCTCCAGGAGAAAAAATCACCGGAGGCTACCCCGATCATTTTTCTACGGTTCTAACAATAATGTTACGTTCTATCGGAATTCCAGCGCGACTGGTCGCCGGGTTTAACCCTGGGGAGTTTAATTATTTTACGGGGTTATACGTTGTGAAAAATACTGATGCTTTTGCGATGACAGAGGTATATTTCCCTAACTATGGTTGGTTTGCATTTAATCCCATTCCGGGGATGGATTTAATTCCCCCTTCGGTGGAAGAAGACCAAACTTTTAGTGCCTTAAAAGCGTTTTGGAGTTGGGTGGCGGGTTGGCTACCTTCTCCGGTTGTGAATGGGTTACAAGCGATTTTAGGAACGATAATTTTAGGAATACTTCAAGGAATTCGTTGGTTTTTTAGTTTATTTACCCAGGGAGGGTTAGGGATTTTTAGTGGATTAATTATTACCACTGTGATTGCATTTTTCGGGTGGTTAAGTTGGGATATTTGGCAGGGTTGGAGCTATCGTCGTTGGTTGGCGAAACTCCCTCCTGAAGAAAGTCTTTACCAACAACTCTTAGCGGTTTTAGCCAGTAAAGGTTATCCGAAACATCCTGCACAAACCCCGTTAGAATATGCGTCTTGGTTACAGCAATATCATTCAATTGCGGAAGCTGAAGTTATTGATGAATTGTCTCAAGGCTATATTGGTTGGCGTTATGGTGGAAAACCGCTTAATCTTGAGCAAATGCGAGAGTTATTGATGAATTTAAAAAGAGCATATTGGAGACGGCTCAACCATCGAAGTTGGCTTAAATACATAAAACGATGA
- the psbU gene encoding photosystem II complex extrinsic protein PsbU, which translates to MKRLSRLLAVLVLIVGCLGWTGHQSALAANLNVMQYGVTSPILATETPRRNRVDDKMAKVRNKLDLNNSDLRDFRQYKGMFPKLGSLIILNAPYDSVEDVLKISGLTEQQKEILQQNLENFTVTPPESVFIEGDQRLNVGAYD; encoded by the coding sequence ATGAAACGATTGAGTCGCCTGTTGGCTGTGTTAGTTTTAATAGTGGGTTGTCTAGGATGGACTGGACATCAAAGTGCTTTAGCTGCAAACTTAAACGTGATGCAGTATGGAGTTACTTCTCCGATCTTAGCAACGGAAACGCCTCGGAGAAATCGTGTTGATGACAAGATGGCTAAGGTTCGCAATAAATTGGACTTAAATAATAGCGATCTGCGAGATTTTCGTCAATACAAAGGAATGTTTCCCAAGTTAGGGTCACTGATTATTCTGAATGCACCCTATGATTCCGTTGAGGATGTGTTGAAAATATCTGGTTTGACAGAACAACAAAAAGAAATTCTGCAACAGAATTTAGAGAACTTTACCGTGACTCCTCCTGAGTCTGTGTTTATCGAAGGTGACCAACGGTTAAATGTTGGGGCTTACGACTAA
- the nadB gene encoding L-aspartate oxidase — protein sequence MTVIETSLTSHLPLVFDVLVVGTGAAGLYTALCLPEHLKIGLVSKDALPLSASDWAQGGIAAAISSDDSPTLHLEDTLKAGAGLCEVEAVQFLVNHAPKCIHRLVELGVAFDRHQSQLALTLEAAHSRHRVLHAADTTGRAVITTLTERVLERPNIKIISPAFALDLWMDTDGQRCQGISLIHNHQIYRVKAKAVILATGGGGQVFAHTTNPEVSTGDGVAIAWRAGALLRDLEFFQFHPTALTQPGAPRFLISEAVRGEGAHLIDSQGRRFVFDYDSRGELAPRDVVSRAIFNHLQQLRQQPGNHGEQVWLDLRSIPPDKIRYRFPNIIQVCQQWGIDILNQPIPVTPAAHYWMGGIVTDTQGQTSIPGLYAVGETASTGVHGANRLASNSLLECLVFGAQLASIDFRNLPTTKEKFDSTLEIKPVILSDSHWEEHYARIKTIRSHLPHVLWQSAGICRQSDHLEEGLTQVKAWSEEFLALPISQLLSRVHPSDSSHWELVGIKAHDLKQWGETRNLLSIGELILKSAAFRLESRGGHYRQDYPQSDPSWQVHTLIQENQIWKSPPVPD from the coding sequence ATGACCGTTATTGAGACTTCCTTAACTTCCCACCTGCCCTTAGTGTTTGATGTGTTGGTTGTGGGTACAGGAGCGGCGGGATTATATACCGCCCTTTGTTTACCTGAACACTTGAAGATTGGCTTAGTGAGTAAAGATGCTCTACCCCTATCAGCGAGTGATTGGGCGCAGGGAGGAATTGCTGCTGCTATTTCAAGCGATGACTCTCCCACCCTGCATTTAGAAGATACCTTAAAAGCTGGGGCTGGGTTATGTGAAGTAGAGGCTGTTCAATTTCTAGTGAATCATGCGCCAAAATGTATTCATCGGTTAGTAGAATTAGGCGTAGCCTTTGATCGGCATCAAAGCCAGTTAGCCCTCACCTTAGAAGCAGCCCATTCCCGTCATCGAGTTTTGCACGCCGCCGATACAACTGGACGGGCTGTGATTACAACCTTAACTGAACGAGTCTTAGAACGACCTAATATTAAAATTATTTCTCCCGCCTTCGCCTTAGATTTATGGATGGATACCGACGGCCAACGCTGCCAAGGCATCAGTTTGATTCACAATCATCAGATTTATCGGGTGAAAGCAAAGGCTGTAATCTTAGCCACGGGGGGAGGAGGCCAAGTTTTTGCCCACACCACAAACCCAGAAGTGAGTACCGGGGATGGGGTGGCTATTGCTTGGAGAGCCGGAGCATTACTGAGAGATTTAGAGTTTTTCCAATTCCACCCAACGGCGTTAACCCAACCGGGAGCGCCGCGATTTTTAATTAGTGAAGCCGTCCGAGGAGAAGGGGCCCACTTAATTGATAGCCAAGGTCGGCGGTTTGTCTTTGATTATGATAGCCGGGGAGAATTAGCGCCCAGAGATGTGGTCAGTCGGGCTATTTTTAACCATTTGCAACAGTTACGTCAACAACCGGGAAATCATGGAGAACAAGTTTGGTTAGATTTACGGTCTATTCCCCCGGACAAAATCCGCTATCGCTTTCCGAATATTATTCAAGTTTGTCAACAGTGGGGCATTGATATTTTAAATCAACCCATTCCTGTGACCCCAGCAGCCCACTATTGGATGGGGGGTATTGTGACGGATACTCAAGGTCAAACTTCTATCCCTGGACTTTATGCAGTGGGTGAAACAGCCAGTACCGGAGTGCATGGTGCGAATCGTTTAGCCAGCAATTCTTTGCTAGAATGTTTAGTGTTTGGTGCTCAACTAGCATCTATTGACTTTCGTAACCTTCCGACAACGAAGGAAAAATTTGATTCAACTTTAGAAATCAAGCCAGTGATTTTGAGTGACTCCCACTGGGAGGAACACTATGCTAGAATTAAAACAATTCGATCCCACTTGCCCCATGTCCTATGGCAAAGTGCTGGGATTTGTCGCCAGTCTGATCACTTGGAGGAGGGTTTAACTCAGGTGAAAGCATGGTCTGAAGAATTTTTAGCTTTACCCATCAGCCAATTATTATCTCGTGTACATCCGAGTGATTCGAGTCATTGGGAATTAGTGGGCATTAAGGCACATGATTTAAAACAATGGGGAGAAACTCGTAACTTACTCAGCATTGGCGAGTTAATTTTGAAGAGTGCAGCGTTTCGCCTTGAAAGTCGTGGGGGTCATTATCGACAAGATTACCCACAGTCAGACCCAAGCTGGCAAGTTCATACTTTAATTCAAGAAAATCAAATTTGGAAATCACCACCGGTTCCCGATTAA